In Candidatus Poribacteria bacterium, the DNA window GGGTGATTTGGGTTATAAGTTATAAGTTATAGGTTATAAGTTAAGCCTTATAGCAGTTGGAAAGGTTTAGCATGACACAAACACTCTTAATTTATAACCATAAACCAAAAACCGAAAAGGAGCATATATTGCAGAATTTCAAAAACTTAGAAGTGTGGAAAAAATCTCATGCATTAACATTAAGTGTATATGAATCAACATCCCAGTTCCCCCGCGAAGAGATATATGGATTGACAAGCCAAATTCGTCGAGCCTGTGCATCCATACCGACCAATATAGCTGAAGGGAGCGGGAGAGAAAGTGCAGCTGATTTCGCTCGTTTTCTTCAAATAGCAGTCGGATCCGCAAGCGAAACCGAGTATCTTGTTCTACTCGCTCGCGATCTGAAATACATCACCGCAGCACAGTACACCGAATTAATAGGGACAACGATTCGCGTGAAGAAAATGCTTATCGCTTTACTAAAGCGTGTCAGAGCTAGTAGTCTGTCACATTTATATTGCTGGATATAATTTGTTGAGTTTGATGCGTG includes these proteins:
- a CDS encoding four helix bundle protein, which codes for MQNFKNLEVWKKSHALTLSVYESTSQFPREEIYGLTSQIRRACASIPTNIAEGSGRESAADFARFLQIAVGSASETEYLVLLARDLKYITAAQYTELIGTTIRVKKMLIALLKRVRASSLSHLYCWI